The following proteins are co-located in the Parabacteroides sp. FAFU027 genome:
- a CDS encoding M48 family metallopeptidase — protein sequence MKSIYSDSELGNITIRLNSRAKKVIFKLTPEGLLATIPPGCTQKYFEEVLNQLRPRLLDFVTKKNTKTTLDESCSLKTHTFSIRIFRMERENFYFSRKAETLHIACPMNTDFEREEVRNLLVKGIERFLKADAKAYLPQRIRLLAERHKLNFNDVKINSSRGRWGSCSTHRSINLSFYLMLLPSHLIDYVLLHELTHTLEMNHSDRFWRKLDEFTGGQSLALRHELKAFKTHI from the coding sequence ATGAAGTCAATTTATTCCGACAGTGAACTTGGAAATATTACTATCCGCTTAAACTCACGAGCCAAAAAGGTGATTTTCAAACTTACTCCTGAAGGATTATTGGCCACCATTCCACCCGGTTGCACACAAAAATATTTCGAAGAGGTATTAAATCAACTCAGGCCCAGACTTCTGGATTTTGTAACTAAGAAAAATACCAAAACGACTCTTGATGAATCCTGTTCGTTGAAAACCCACACATTTTCTATTCGCATTTTCCGGATGGAGAGGGAAAATTTCTATTTTTCCCGAAAAGCGGAGACACTACACATCGCTTGCCCGATGAATACAGATTTTGAACGGGAAGAGGTTCGTAATTTATTGGTTAAAGGCATCGAACGGTTTCTCAAAGCCGATGCTAAAGCATACCTACCGCAACGGATACGCTTGTTGGCAGAGCGCCACAAACTCAACTTCAATGATGTAAAAATCAATTCAAGTCGTGGCAGATGGGGCAGCTGCAGTACGCATCGCTCTATCAACCTCTCCTTCTATCTGATGTTACTCCCGTCCCACCTGATAGATTATGTCCTGTTACACGAATTAACCCACACCCTTGAGATGAACCACAGTGATCGTTTTTGGCGGAAATTGGACGAATTTACAGGCGGACAATCACTTGCCCTCCGACATGAACTAAAAGCCTTCAAAACGCATATCTAA
- a CDS encoding CvpA family protein translates to MNFIDWIIIILVGLGVAKGFLEGLVRQLVSLMGLVFGTWVAIHYADAAAVFLQKVHEFPEFVWKPLSFFLPFIVTLLVGNLIATIIQRILAGIGLGPLNQIAGAVFGGLKSALLLSILFNLLQLFDRNNRLIKSSTKEESFTYYPVVKVAPTIFPYLQKYFKYEKDSEQEA, encoded by the coding sequence ATGAACTTCATTGACTGGATTATAATCATATTAGTGGGATTAGGTGTAGCAAAAGGTTTTCTGGAAGGATTGGTTCGACAGTTGGTATCATTGATGGGCCTTGTTTTCGGAACCTGGGTAGCGATTCATTATGCTGATGCAGCGGCTGTTTTTTTGCAAAAGGTGCATGAATTTCCGGAATTTGTCTGGAAGCCGCTTTCGTTTTTCCTTCCGTTTATTGTGACGCTCCTGGTGGGCAATCTGATTGCAACAATCATTCAACGCATATTGGCCGGAATCGGACTAGGTCCGCTGAATCAAATTGCGGGTGCTGTTTTTGGCGGTCTAAAATCAGCATTGTTGTTAAGTATTCTCTTTAATTTGTTGCAGTTGTTTGACCGCAATAACAGGTTAATAAAATCCTCCACAAAAGAAGAATCCTTTACTTATTATCCGGTCGTGAAGGTAGCGCCGACTATTTTCCCTTATTTGCAAAAGTATTTTAAATACGAGAAAGATAGTGAACAGGAGGCTTAA
- the sufB gene encoding Fe-S cluster assembly protein SufB, with protein sequence MQEEKEEKNILDEVTTGDYKYGFVTDIDTEIIPVGLNEDVVRLISAKKNEPEWLLDFRLKAFAYWQTIKMPDWAHLNLPEIDYQSISYYAAPKKKEGPKNMDEVDPELVKTFNKLGIPLEEQMMLSGMAVDAVMDSVSVKTTFKEKLAEMGIIFCSFSEAVKDYPDLVKKYLGSVVPYRDNFFAALNSAVFSDGSFVYIPKGIRCPMELSTYFRINAANTGQFERTLIVADDDAYVSYLEGCTAPMRDENQLHAAIVEIVAHDRAEVKYSTVQNWYPGDKNGVGGIYNFVTKRGLCKGDSSKISWTQVETGSAITWKYPSCILAGDNSVGEFYSVAVTNNHQQADTGTKMIHLGKNTKSTIVSKGISAGHSQNSYRGLVKITKRADNARNHSQCDSLLLGDKCGAHTFPYMEINNETAMVEHEATTSKISEDQLFYCNQRGISTEDAVGLIVNGYAKEVMNKLPMEFAVEAQKLLQISLEGSVG encoded by the coding sequence ATGCAGGAAGAAAAAGAAGAAAAAAATATACTGGATGAGGTAACGACCGGCGACTATAAGTACGGGTTTGTTACTGACATTGATACCGAAATTATTCCGGTAGGGTTGAATGAAGACGTGGTACGTCTGATTTCGGCCAAGAAAAACGAACCGGAATGGCTGCTCGATTTCCGTTTGAAAGCTTTTGCTTACTGGCAAACTATTAAAATGCCGGATTGGGCACACCTGAATTTGCCGGAAATCGACTATCAATCCATCAGCTATTATGCGGCACCCAAAAAGAAGGAAGGTCCCAAGAACATGGATGAGGTGGACCCTGAACTGGTGAAAACGTTCAACAAGCTTGGTATTCCTCTTGAAGAGCAGATGATGCTTTCGGGCATGGCAGTGGATGCCGTGATGGATAGTGTGTCTGTAAAAACGACATTCAAAGAAAAGCTAGCTGAAATGGGAATCATCTTCTGCTCCTTCAGCGAGGCGGTGAAAGATTATCCTGATTTGGTGAAAAAGTACCTCGGTTCGGTAGTGCCTTACCGTGATAACTTCTTTGCCGCACTTAACTCGGCAGTATTCAGTGACGGTTCGTTTGTCTATATACCCAAAGGTATTCGTTGCCCAATGGAGCTTTCTACCTATTTCCGTATCAATGCAGCCAACACCGGACAGTTTGAGCGTACGCTCATAGTCGCTGATGACGATGCGTATGTAAGTTACCTCGAAGGTTGTACCGCTCCGATGCGTGACGAAAACCAGCTTCACGCTGCTATTGTAGAAATCGTTGCTCACGACCGTGCCGAAGTGAAATACTCGACGGTACAGAACTGGTATCCGGGAGACAAAAACGGTGTCGGGGGTATTTACAACTTTGTAACCAAGCGCGGACTTTGTAAAGGGGACAGTTCGAAAATCTCCTGGACACAGGTAGAGACCGGTTCTGCTATTACATGGAAATACCCGAGCTGTATCCTTGCCGGAGATAATTCTGTAGGAGAATTCTATTCTGTGGCCGTTACCAACAATCACCAGCAGGCTGATACTGGAACGAAAATGATTCACCTGGGAAAAAATACCAAAAGTACCATCGTATCAAAAGGTATCTCAGCCGGTCATAGCCAAAACAGTTACCGCGGTCTGGTAAAAATCACCAAACGTGCCGACAATGCCCGTAACCATTCGCAATGTGACAGCCTTCTGTTGGGAGATAAATGTGGAGCCCACACCTTCCCTTATATGGAAATCAATAACGAGACTGCAATGGTGGAGCACGAAGCAACCACTTCCAAAATCAGCGAAGACCAACTCTTCTACTGTAACCAGCGCGGGATTTCTACAGAAGATGCCGTAGGTCTCATTGTAAATGGTTACGCTAAAGAGGTTATGAATAAACTTCCGATGGAGTTTGCAGTAGAAGCCCAGAAACTGTTGCAAATTAGTTTGGAAGGTTCGGTAGGATAA